Proteins encoded in a region of the Synechococcus sp. BIOS-U3-1 genome:
- a CDS encoding PhnE/PtxC family ABC transporter permease produces MRLTAPALVLLPALALLPVLIVVMKGAHGGGAEILGSFVVAAVTPSLDPALLKSLLFGLQVTVATALTAWSCSLVLGVLLGCLSSERLWLTWCFPAWPATMLRRLMALPRSLHELIWGLLLMQVLGLHPWVAVMAISIPYACLIARVWRDQLQSLDPSRLQAMLQTGSSPMAACMTALSPAMGSVLVSYGGYRLECALRSATLLGVFGLGGLGMDLELSLKSLQFHELWTGLWMLTVVTIALEQGLRCWRSWAEQAQFGQRQIMGFAVAVLLSAALGAVWLAWLFPDSGSLSWLPVQWPDFSSLQQAALELPWMSMLWETLILTLLAAGISIGLPPLLLLVTPAPLWQCCISGLWILVRVIPPPLAVLLLLLSNQPTLAIGALALGLHNSGVMGRLLQEGLEQQDDVAQVALASSGASAQVSWLYGLLSPRSPSHLAYGAYRSDVILRETVVVGLIGGSGLGWQLLESLSSFYWAAVVVLITTYAALTLIGEWLSDRSRQHWLQS; encoded by the coding sequence ATGCGGCTCACTGCACCAGCCCTCGTGTTGTTGCCGGCTCTGGCACTACTGCCGGTGCTGATTGTGGTGATGAAAGGAGCTCACGGCGGCGGGGCGGAGATTCTTGGCTCCTTTGTGGTCGCCGCAGTTACCCCTTCTCTTGACCCTGCCCTGTTGAAGTCGTTGCTGTTCGGCCTGCAGGTCACGGTCGCCACAGCACTGACCGCATGGAGTTGCAGTCTTGTGCTCGGCGTGTTGCTGGGGTGTCTAAGTTCGGAGCGTCTGTGGCTCACCTGGTGTTTTCCAGCGTGGCCGGCGACCATGCTCAGGCGCCTGATGGCCTTGCCCCGCTCCTTGCATGAGTTGATCTGGGGATTGCTGTTGATGCAGGTGCTTGGGCTGCATCCCTGGGTTGCGGTGATGGCAATCTCCATTCCCTATGCATGCCTGATCGCACGGGTCTGGCGCGATCAGCTGCAGAGCCTTGATCCTTCGCGCCTGCAGGCCATGCTCCAGACGGGGTCTTCCCCCATGGCGGCCTGCATGACGGCACTGTCGCCTGCCATGGGCTCGGTGCTGGTGAGTTACGGGGGCTATCGACTGGAGTGTGCCCTTCGTAGTGCCACGTTGCTTGGGGTTTTCGGGCTTGGCGGTTTGGGAATGGATCTTGAGCTCAGTCTCAAATCACTGCAGTTCCACGAACTGTGGACCGGACTATGGATGTTGACTGTGGTCACCATTGCCTTGGAGCAGGGGCTTCGCTGTTGGAGGAGTTGGGCTGAACAGGCCCAATTCGGACAGCGCCAGATCATGGGGTTTGCAGTCGCGGTACTGCTCTCAGCTGCTCTTGGCGCTGTCTGGCTCGCTTGGCTGTTTCCCGATTCAGGCTCCTTGAGCTGGCTTCCTGTGCAATGGCCTGATTTCAGCAGCCTTCAGCAAGCGGCTCTGGAGCTCCCCTGGATGTCGATGCTTTGGGAAACCCTGATTCTGACCCTGCTTGCGGCTGGTATATCCATTGGCCTGCCGCCATTGCTGTTGCTGGTTACTCCCGCGCCGCTTTGGCAATGCTGCATTAGCGGCTTGTGGATTCTGGTTCGGGTGATTCCACCACCTCTCGCTGTTCTGCTGCTTCTGCTGAGCAATCAGCCAACGCTGGCCATTGGTGCCCTGGCACTTGGGCTTCATAACAGTGGGGTCATGGGGCGATTGCTGCAGGAAGGTCTTGAGCAGCAGGATGACGTCGCTCAAGTTGCTCTGGCTAGCAGCGGAGCGTCCGCGCAGGTGAGTTGGCTGTATGGATTGCTCAGCCCCAGGAGCCCGTCCCATCTCGCCTATGGGGCTTACCGCAGTGATGTGATTCTGCGCGAAACGGTGGTGGTTGGTCTGATCGGTGGAAGCGGCCTCGGCTGGCAGCTTTTGGAGTCGCTTAGCTCCTTCTACTGGGCGGCTGTGGTGGTGTTGATCACCACCTATGCGGCTCTGACCCTGATTGGTGAATGGCTGAGTGATCGTTCACGGCAGCACTGGCTGCAAAGCTGA
- a CDS encoding GDSL-type esterase/lipase family protein, whose product MRAPRQLIVIGDSGVVGWGDRERGGWCERLRCHWMGLPDAPLIYALGVRGDGLEAVAARWEREWSCRGELRRKKPEALLLSVGLNDTARVGRSDGRQPLDAQAFRFGFEQLLRAIQPHGSIFVLGLTAVDEQAMPFADCLWYSNSDIALHEAQIEEACLEVDVPYLCLHRAMQAEPDWLQWLEPDGIHLNADGHSWIEQRLRSWSALQQWAGLQSLQQVMTC is encoded by the coding sequence ATGCGGGCTCCCCGTCAACTGATCGTGATCGGAGATAGCGGTGTGGTCGGCTGGGGTGATCGTGAGCGAGGCGGATGGTGTGAACGCCTTCGCTGCCATTGGATGGGGCTCCCAGACGCACCATTGATCTACGCGCTCGGTGTTCGGGGTGACGGTCTTGAGGCGGTGGCAGCCCGATGGGAACGGGAGTGGTCCTGCCGAGGGGAATTACGCCGGAAGAAGCCCGAGGCTCTATTGCTGTCGGTGGGGCTCAATGACACGGCTCGGGTCGGTCGATCTGACGGCCGACAACCTCTTGATGCGCAGGCCTTCCGCTTTGGCTTTGAACAGCTGCTCCGGGCCATTCAGCCCCATGGCTCCATTTTTGTGCTCGGGCTGACCGCTGTCGATGAACAAGCCATGCCGTTCGCCGACTGTCTTTGGTACAGCAACAGCGACATCGCTCTACATGAAGCCCAGATTGAGGAAGCTTGCCTGGAGGTGGATGTTCCTTACCTCTGCCTTCACCGGGCCATGCAGGCGGAGCCTGACTGGCTGCAGTGGCTGGAGCCTGATGGCATTCATCTCAATGCCGATGGGCATTCCTGGATCGAGCAACGTCTGCGCTCCTGGAGTGCGCTCCAACAATGGGCTGGGCTCCAGTCCTTGCAACAAGTGATGACTTGCTGA